In Harpia harpyja isolate bHarHar1 chromosome 12, bHarHar1 primary haplotype, whole genome shotgun sequence, a single window of DNA contains:
- the TIMM22 gene encoding LOW QUALITY PROTEIN: mitochondrial import inner membrane translocase subunit Tim22 (The sequence of the model RefSeq protein was modified relative to this genomic sequence to represent the inferred CDS: deleted 1 base in 1 codon) gives MAAVPPPSAPGGPEPPPLQYSLLLQHLVGEQRRPRLGTPAALGGIPSPPKSEEQKMVERAMESCAFKAALACVGGFVLGGAFGVFTAGIDTNVGFDPKDPYRTPTAKEVLKDMGQRGISYAKNFAIVGAMFSCTECVVESYRGKSDWKNSVISGCITGGAIGFRAGLKAGVIGCGGFAAFSAAIDYYLR, from the exons ATGGCGGCAGTGCCGCCGCCCTCCGCTCCGGGTGGCCCGGAGCCTCCCCCGCTGCAGTacagcctgctgctgcagcacctggTGGGCGAGCAGCGGCGGCCCCGC CTTGGGACCCCCGCCGCCCTCGGCGGTATCCCCAGCCCGCCCAAGAGCGAGGAGCAGAAGATGGTGGAGCGGGCCATGGAGAGCTGCGCCTTCAAAGCGGCGCTGGCCTGCGTGGGAG GATTTGTTCTGGGAGGCGCATTTGGTGTCTTCACAGCTGGCATCGACACCAACGTTGGGTTTGATCCCAAGGATCCATATCGCACGCCAACCGCAAAAGAGGTCCTCAAAGATATGGGGCAGCGAGGCATATCCTACGCAAAGAACTTTGCCATTGTGGGCGCCATGTTCTCCTGCACAGAATGTGTGGTAGAATCT TATCGTGGCAAGTCAGACTGGAAGAATAGTGTTATTAGCGGCTGCATCACAGGAGGAGCAATCGGCTTCAGAG CTGGTTTGAAGGCAGGGGTTATCGGCTGTGGTGGATTTGCTGCTTTCTCCGCTGCAATTGATTACTATCTACGGTAA